Proteins found in one Mytilus edulis chromosome 2, xbMytEdul2.2, whole genome shotgun sequence genomic segment:
- the LOC139511417 gene encoding carboxypeptidase N subunit 2-like isoform X1, producing MLTTVTIILFISLLKGHLVIGCVLPCTCADTKVDCSSKNLTEIPPSIPSNTTELNLSGNNLTSLLPNDLSDLTSLVILKLNDNNLERLPDDLLSTNTNLQNVDLSGNNIISVPEGLLSTNTDLRVLELSDNNIISLPDGLLSTTTNLNSLALSDNNLESLPEGLLSTTTSLEQIYLQNNKLVSVPEGLLLTTTVLQLITLQNNKLESLPEGLLSTTTALVFLDVSNNNIESLPEGLLSTTTSLLALNISVNPLKCCLMKNVIKRLTTVQLVSGTCEDFNTTTEIKSFNTSDCKIPVDGGWSIWSSSSCSVTCGNGVITKTRACDNPTPSDSGLDCVGSETETFFCNLRKCHSKSCNHSKKTRIGH from the exons TATTGGATGTGTATTACCTTGTACATGTGCTGATACAAAAGTGGATTGTTCTTCAAAGAATTTAACAGAAATACCACCAAGTATTCCCTCAAATACAACAGAATT AAATCTTAGTGGAAATAACTTGACCTCATTATTACCGAATGACTTATCTGATTTAACATCCCTTGTGATACT AAAGTTAAATGATAACAACTTAGAACGTTTACCCGATGATCTTCTGTCAACTAACACAAATCTTCAAAATGT GGATTTAAGTGGTAACAACATAATAAGTGTACCAGAAGGTCTGTTATCAACGAATACGGATCTTCGAGTTTT AGAGTTAAGTGATAACAACATAATAAGTTTACCAGACGGTCTGTTGTCGACTACTACGAACCTTAACTCTTT AGCGTTAAGTGATAACAACTTAGAAAGTTTACCAGAAGGTCTGCTATCGACGACAACGAGTCTTGAACAAAT ATATTTACAGAATAACAAGTTAGTAAGTGTACCAGAAGGGTTGCTATTGACGACTACGGTTCTTCAGTTGAT AACTTTACAGAATAACAAGTTAGAAAGTTTACCAGAAGGGTTGTTATCAACGACTACGGCTCTGGTATTTCT AGATGTAAGTAATAACAACATAGAAAGTTTACCAGAAGGTCTGTTATCGACGACTACTAGTCTTCTAGCTTT gaATATAAGCGTTAACCCACTAAAATGCTGCCTAatgaaaaatgtaataaaaaggtTGACAACGGTCCAGTTAGTCTCAGGCACCTGTGAGGATTTCAACACAACGACAGAAATTAAAAGTTTCAATACTTCAGACTGCAAAATACCAG ttgATGGAGGATGGAGCATTTGGTCCAGCTCGTCATGCTCTGTAACTTGTGGAAATGGTGTCATTACCAAAACCAGAGCATGTGACAACCCCACACCGTCTGACAGTGGACTTGATTGTGTTGGTTCCGAAACTGAAACATTTTTTTGCAACTTAAGAAAATGTCACTCAA AATCGTGCAATCATTCAAAGAAAACTAGGATCGGCCACTAA
- the LOC139511417 gene encoding leucine-rich repeat and transmembrane domain-containing protein 2-like isoform X2, whose amino-acid sequence MLTTVTIILFISLLKGHLVIGCVLPCTCADTKVDCSSKNLTEIPPSIPSNTTELNLSGNNLTSLLPNDLSDLTSLVILKLNDNNLERLPDDLLSTNTNLQNVDLSGNNIISVPEGLLSTNTDLRVLELSDNNIISLPDGLLSTTTNLNSLALSDNNLESLPEGLLSTTTSLEQMNISVNPLKCCLMKNVIKRLTTVQLVSGTCEDFNTTTEIKSFNTSDCKIPVDGGWSIWSSSSCSVTCGNGVITKTRACDNPTPSDSGLDCVGSETETFFCNLRKCHSKSCNHSKKTRIGH is encoded by the exons TATTGGATGTGTATTACCTTGTACATGTGCTGATACAAAAGTGGATTGTTCTTCAAAGAATTTAACAGAAATACCACCAAGTATTCCCTCAAATACAACAGAATT AAATCTTAGTGGAAATAACTTGACCTCATTATTACCGAATGACTTATCTGATTTAACATCCCTTGTGATACT AAAGTTAAATGATAACAACTTAGAACGTTTACCCGATGATCTTCTGTCAACTAACACAAATCTTCAAAATGT GGATTTAAGTGGTAACAACATAATAAGTGTACCAGAAGGTCTGTTATCAACGAATACGGATCTTCGAGTTTT AGAGTTAAGTGATAACAACATAATAAGTTTACCAGACGGTCTGTTGTCGACTACTACGAACCTTAACTCTTT AGCGTTAAGTGATAACAACTTAGAAAGTTTACCAGAAGGTCTGCTATCGACGACAACGAGTCTTGAACAAAT gaATATAAGCGTTAACCCACTAAAATGCTGCCTAatgaaaaatgtaataaaaaggtTGACAACGGTCCAGTTAGTCTCAGGCACCTGTGAGGATTTCAACACAACGACAGAAATTAAAAGTTTCAATACTTCAGACTGCAAAATACCAG ttgATGGAGGATGGAGCATTTGGTCCAGCTCGTCATGCTCTGTAACTTGTGGAAATGGTGTCATTACCAAAACCAGAGCATGTGACAACCCCACACCGTCTGACAGTGGACTTGATTGTGTTGGTTCCGAAACTGAAACATTTTTTTGCAACTTAAGAAAATGTCACTCAA AATCGTGCAATCATTCAAAGAAAACTAGGATCGGCCACTAA